A stretch of Syntrophus gentianae DNA encodes these proteins:
- a CDS encoding mechanosensitive ion channel family protein, translating into MIRTILVLPLIFYVLAISAISANAAGEMSGTGISAASEAELVTAPVEIDGQVLFRVRGASSFPADQRAAAIRNRIEAAAADPSIRSDMLRSVDSGNFTTLLASDRLLMIVTDADARMEQLSRAYLVKVHLARIRQAVGDYRSMRNRDALLRGSLYAVAATALLVLGIMILLRLGRRLEEFLNRRVRNRIHSLGIQSFEVVRAEHIWVAIHGMLYSLRVAAILTMSFIYLHYVLALFPWTRGLANRLFELITTPLTQMGKAVVDTIPNLLTLFILFIFFLFFLRLLRLFFDAVAQEKVQLSGFDADWAHPTYKIVRFLLLVFGLVVAYPYIPGSGSAAFKGISIFFGVVFSLGSTSLVSNIIAGYMMIYRRAFKIGDRVKIGDVLGDVTMMRLQVTHLRTLKNEEVSIPNSKILSGHVVNYSSLAREKGLILHTTVGIGYETPWRQVEAMLLLAAERTAGLLRDPSPFVLQKELGDFAIVYELNVCTDNPSEMMKLYTDLHREILDVFNDYGVQIMTPAYRSDTPEPKIVPQEQWYAPPAKKSP; encoded by the coding sequence ATGATCCGAACGATCCTAGTTTTACCGTTAATTTTCTATGTGTTGGCGATCTCGGCGATTTCCGCAAACGCGGCGGGAGAGATGAGCGGTACGGGTATTTCCGCTGCATCCGAAGCCGAACTCGTCACGGCCCCCGTCGAGATTGACGGTCAGGTGCTGTTTCGCGTGCGCGGAGCGTCATCCTTTCCTGCCGATCAGCGTGCCGCCGCGATCAGGAACCGAATCGAGGCGGCTGCCGCCGATCCATCCATCCGCAGCGACATGCTGCGCAGCGTCGACTCAGGAAACTTTACCACCCTCCTTGCCAGTGACCGGCTCCTGATGATCGTAACCGATGCGGATGCCAGGATGGAGCAGTTGAGCCGCGCCTATCTGGTCAAAGTCCACCTGGCAAGAATCCGCCAGGCGGTCGGCGACTACCGAAGCATGCGCAACCGTGACGCCCTGCTGCGCGGATCCCTTTATGCCGTTGCGGCCACAGCCCTTCTTGTACTGGGGATCATGATTCTGCTCCGGCTTGGCAGACGACTCGAAGAATTTCTGAACAGGCGTGTCAGGAACCGGATACATTCCCTGGGCATCCAGTCCTTCGAGGTCGTACGGGCGGAGCATATCTGGGTGGCGATCCACGGCATGCTGTATTCGCTCCGTGTCGCCGCTATTCTCACCATGTCTTTCATTTACCTGCATTACGTCCTTGCCCTCTTTCCCTGGACGCGCGGCCTCGCCAACCGGCTGTTCGAGCTCATCACCACGCCGCTGACCCAGATGGGTAAGGCGGTCGTGGACACCATTCCCAACCTGCTCACCCTTTTCATTCTTTTCATCTTCTTCCTTTTTTTCCTTCGGCTGCTCCGTCTCTTTTTTGATGCGGTTGCCCAGGAGAAAGTCCAGCTTTCCGGGTTCGACGCGGATTGGGCGCACCCGACCTACAAGATCGTCCGCTTTTTGCTCTTGGTCTTCGGCCTGGTCGTGGCCTACCCGTACATCCCCGGCTCCGGCTCTGCGGCCTTCAAGGGGATTTCCATCTTCTTCGGGGTCGTGTTCTCCCTTGGTTCCACCTCGCTGGTTTCCAATATCATCGCCGGTTACATGATGATCTATCGTCGGGCCTTCAAAATCGGAGACCGGGTCAAGATCGGCGACGTGTTGGGCGATGTGACGATGATGCGGCTGCAGGTGACCCATCTGCGAACCCTTAAAAATGAAGAGGTGAGCATCCCCAATTCGAAGATCCTCAGCGGGCATGTGGTCAATTACAGTTCTCTTGCCCGCGAAAAGGGGCTGATCCTTCATACCACCGTCGGGATCGGCTACGAGACCCCCTGGCGGCAGGTGGAGGCGATGCTGCTGCTGGCGGCGGAGCGCACGGCGGGACTGCTCAGGGACCCCTCACCCTTCGTCCTGCAGAAGGAACTGGGAGACTTTGCCATCGTCTACGAGCTCAACGTCTGTACCGATAATCCTTCGGAGATGATGAAGCTCTATACGGATTTGCACCGGGAGATCCTGGACGTCTTCAATGATTACGGCGTCCAGATCATGACCCCGGCATACCGGTCCGACACGCCGGAGCCCAAGATCGTGCCGCAGGAGCAATGGTATGCGCCGCCGGCGAAGAAGAGTCCTTAA
- a CDS encoding Lrp/AsnC family transcriptional regulator, producing MTTAIVMINCEVGKVNAIAEALVNLDGVAEVYSISGDYDLLVIIRVKEYDQLAKVVADDIARISGITRTNTFMAFRCFSKHNMEVMWADMLGE from the coding sequence ATGACAACAGCGATCGTCATGATCAACTGTGAGGTTGGGAAGGTCAATGCCATTGCGGAAGCTCTGGTCAATCTGGACGGCGTTGCGGAGGTTTACTCCATATCGGGTGACTATGACCTGCTGGTGATCATCCGGGTGAAGGAGTACGATCAACTGGCTAAGGTCGTTGCCGATGACATCGCCCGGATTTCCGGTATTACCCGGACGAATACCTTTATGGCCTTCCGGTGCTTTTCCAAACATAATATGGAGGTGATGTGGGCGGACATGCTGGGGGAATAA
- a CDS encoding indole-3-glycerol-phosphate synthase: MGGHAGGITEHLRLSTAIRKAGRRGILPLIADIKPVSPRDGNLVGQRDVAELARSLVKAGACALSVVTEPTQFGGSLEILRCVSEAVPVPVLRKDFLTATEQIEESAAHGAAAILLILATIPDPLAADLYRSAQNRGLEVVVEIHTREELQRALALFPTIIGINNRDILSLERDSGDVRVTEELAPHVPPGIVKISESALMTEADIRRAVTAGANAVLVGTAILRAEDPAAFVSSLIGRISP; encoded by the coding sequence GTGGGCGGACATGCTGGGGGAATAACGGAGCATCTCCGTCTGTCCACGGCAATCCGCAAGGCCGGACGTCGGGGGATTCTGCCGCTCATCGCGGACATCAAGCCGGTTTCTCCCCGGGACGGCAATCTCGTGGGACAACGGGACGTGGCCGAACTGGCCCGGTCGCTGGTGAAGGCGGGGGCCTGCGCCCTTTCCGTGGTTACGGAGCCCACGCAGTTTGGCGGGAGTCTGGAAATCCTCCGGTGCGTCAGCGAGGCCGTTCCGGTACCTGTTCTGCGCAAGGACTTTCTCACGGCAACGGAGCAGATCGAAGAATCCGCGGCGCATGGAGCGGCGGCGATTCTGCTGATTCTGGCAACGATCCCTGATCCGCTGGCCGCGGACCTTTACCGCAGTGCGCAAAACCGGGGGCTGGAGGTCGTTGTGGAAATCCATACTCGAGAGGAACTGCAGCGCGCCCTGGCGCTCTTCCCCACGATCATCGGGATCAATAACCGGGACATCCTCTCTCTGGAGAGGGATTCGGGAGATGTGCGGGTAACCGAGGAACTGGCGCCCCATGTGCCACCGGGAATCGTCAAGATTTCCGAAAGCGCCCTGATGACGGAAGCGGATATTCGCCGGGCCGTGACCGCAGGGGCCAACGCGGTCCTGGTGGGGACTGCCATCCTGCGGGCAGAGGACCCGGCCGCCTTTGTCTCTTCCTTGATCGGGAGGATCTCTCCATGA
- a CDS encoding phosphoribosylanthranilate isomerase has protein sequence MTRVKICGLMRETEVEMAASAGADSLGFVTEYPVPVPWNLSRSRSAELAALAPPFVTTTAVVGGPVAEMVAIARTVRPHFLQLHGDETLEEIEAVCSALADTGIKVLKALRIFVDTGEALFKIKDPVEACAVLEQTGIAGIVVDSKTSSRPAGTGVTLDWSALRGITDRISLPLILAGGLNAGNVGKAIEVLRPYAVDVISGVERRTGEKDPDLIREFVQAAKRF, from the coding sequence ATGACCCGGGTGAAGATCTGCGGCCTCATGCGCGAGACGGAGGTGGAGATGGCCGCCTCTGCCGGCGCGGATTCTCTGGGTTTTGTGACGGAGTACCCGGTTCCCGTCCCCTGGAATCTTTCCCGGAGCCGGTCCGCGGAACTGGCGGCCCTGGCGCCGCCCTTTGTCACGACGACGGCGGTGGTGGGCGGCCCGGTGGCGGAGATGGTGGCCATTGCCCGGACGGTGCGCCCTCACTTTCTCCAGCTCCATGGCGATGAGACTCTGGAGGAGATCGAGGCGGTCTGCAGCGCCCTGGCCGATACGGGGATCAAGGTGTTGAAAGCCCTGAGGATCTTTGTGGACACAGGCGAGGCCCTTTTCAAGATTAAAGATCCGGTGGAGGCCTGTGCCGTACTGGAGCAGACCGGCATCGCCGGAATCGTGGTTGATTCCAAGACTTCTTCCCGCCCGGCGGGAACGGGGGTGACCCTGGACTGGAGCGCCCTCCGGGGCATAACGGACCGCATCTCCCTGCCGCTGATCCTTGCCGGGGGACTCAATGCCGGCAACGTGGGTAAGGCCATCGAAGTGCTGCGACCTTATGCCGTCGATGTGATCAGCGGCGTCGAACGCAGGACGGGGGAAAAAGATCCCGACCTGATCCGGGAGTTCGTACAGGCCGCCAAAAGATTTTAG
- a CDS encoding RibD family protein — MEDPSKHQLKRPWAFMLVAVSLDGKIAPRRRPGQPNPVGPSLIDPEIMKLHNRQRSDVDAIMVGRNCIQLDDSSLTLREAAGKNPVRIVLDGLAEIPPTARVLQGDAPTIVAVTQDADARRVEALMAQGARIVTAGRGQFVDLPRLMDILYKDYGIMRLLVEGGGTVHRSMIAAGLYDELHLILCPFVIGGAASITPVQRGAFWPRGEVPRYRLDRADRHGDYLYIVYRADKSPE; from the coding sequence ATGGAAGACCCTTCAAAACATCAACTGAAACGGCCCTGGGCCTTCATGCTCGTCGCGGTGAGCCTGGACGGCAAGATCGCTCCCCGCCGTCGTCCGGGGCAGCCCAATCCCGTCGGCCCTTCCCTGATCGACCCCGAGATCATGAAGCTGCACAACCGGCAGCGCTCCGATGTGGACGCCATCATGGTGGGCCGCAACTGCATCCAGCTGGATGATTCCTCCCTGACGCTGAGGGAGGCGGCCGGCAAAAATCCGGTCCGTATCGTTCTGGACGGTTTGGCGGAAATCCCGCCGACGGCCAGGGTGCTTCAGGGGGATGCGCCGACCATCGTCGCCGTGACCCAGGATGCCGATGCCCGCCGGGTGGAGGCCTTGATGGCTCAGGGGGCCCGGATCGTGACGGCGGGCCGGGGTCAGTTCGTCGATCTTCCCCGGCTGATGGACATTCTTTATAAGGATTACGGGATTATGCGGCTCCTCGTCGAAGGAGGCGGCACGGTCCATCGCTCGATGATCGCCGCCGGGCTCTATGACGAACTGCATCTGATCCTCTGCCCGTTCGTCATCGGCGGGGCCGCGTCCATCACCCCGGTTCAGAGGGGCGCTTTCTGGCCCCGGGGGGAAGTGCCCCGGTACCGGCTGGATCGTGCGGATCGCCACGGAGATTACCTGTATATCGTTTACCGGGCCGACAAAAGTCCGGAGTAA
- the trpD gene encoding anthranilate phosphoribosyltransferase, which produces MESKEDKWRNFGAIVVRLTRGENISREEARECWRQICEEEQSDLQQGAFIAALKAKGETAEEVAGTFEALYEYDTLKVSVETPEPLIDNAGTGADTLKTFNISSGAAIVGASLGLYVVRHAARAISSNCGAIDVIEALGVNVSSVPNAPRQSIEKAGIGAWNAFLPQVHPKTLARVMSQIRFGSTINIVGPLLNPTPPSYKVMGVPTRAMIDIEVQTLKALGFKRAFVMHGTDDESGKGMDEISTLGTTYAAELCENGSILEHTLTPERFGIARARFEDVASSRDVKRDALVLLRVLAGKDTGPRCDIVCLNAAPLLYIGGKAGSLEEGLAMARESVTSGKALAKLRDWVTWQNDKPADGLPILEAMLGQI; this is translated from the coding sequence ATGGAAAGCAAAGAAGACAAGTGGAGAAATTTCGGCGCCATCGTTGTTCGATTGACCCGTGGCGAAAATATCAGCCGGGAGGAGGCCCGGGAGTGCTGGCGGCAGATCTGTGAAGAGGAGCAGAGCGACCTTCAGCAGGGGGCTTTCATCGCCGCCCTCAAAGCCAAGGGAGAAACGGCGGAAGAAGTGGCGGGAACCTTCGAGGCCCTGTACGAATACGACACCCTGAAGGTCTCGGTGGAAACGCCGGAACCCCTGATCGACAACGCCGGTACAGGCGCGGACACCCTGAAAACCTTTAACATCAGCTCCGGAGCAGCCATTGTCGGGGCCTCTCTGGGTCTTTACGTCGTCCGGCACGCCGCCCGCGCCATTTCTTCAAATTGCGGGGCCATCGATGTCATCGAAGCCCTGGGGGTCAACGTTTCATCGGTTCCCAACGCCCCTCGCCAGAGCATCGAGAAGGCCGGCATCGGCGCCTGGAACGCCTTCCTGCCCCAGGTCCATCCCAAGACCCTCGCCCGGGTGATGTCCCAGATCCGCTTCGGTTCGACCATCAACATCGTGGGACCGCTGCTCAATCCCACGCCCCCTTCCTACAAGGTCATGGGTGTGCCCACACGGGCCATGATCGACATTGAAGTGCAGACCCTCAAAGCCCTGGGTTTCAAAAGGGCCTTCGTCATGCACGGAACGGACGACGAATCGGGGAAAGGGATGGATGAGATCTCAACCCTGGGGACGACCTATGCGGCGGAGCTCTGCGAAAATGGATCGATTTTGGAGCACACGCTGACGCCGGAGAGGTTCGGGATTGCGAGGGCCCGGTTCGAAGACGTGGCATCGAGCCGTGATGTGAAGCGGGACGCCCTGGTCCTGCTGCGGGTCCTGGCGGGCAAGGACACCGGACCCCGCTGTGACATCGTTTGCCTCAATGCCGCGCCGCTCCTCTATATCGGCGGCAAGGCCGGCTCTCTGGAAGAGGGGCTGGCAATGGCCCGGGAGTCAGTGACAAGCGGCAAGGCCCTGGCCAAACTGCGCGACTGGGTGACCTGGCAGAACGATAAGCCGGCAGACGGGCTGCCGATTCTGGAGGCCATGCTTGGACAGATCTGA
- a CDS encoding molybdopterin-containing oxidoreductase family protein gives MDRSDVELKYSNCYFCTSRGCAMKVYVKGDRVERVRIDRSAPVNPGGWCVRPFLAKEYQEHPFRLSYPLKRVGERGANSWQQISWDQALDEIARKLETIRQQYGAEALATSSGTGRGAWDFAKGRFMNLFGSPNRFGAVTVCFGPRSMVSFSMYGGSLVPDRKPDKTRLVVLWGREPHEGGAHTWHGFQQAIRDGARTMVVDPRFTEPARRADIWVQLRPGTGTPLALGMMHLMIAEGWHNKAFVEAHTFGFDRLAERVKAYPPERVAALTGISVPRLREITRFFTENQPATVTIGCAPEHSAPNSINDIRAINILFAIAGSIDVAGGALIGGPYEDFIPDAALEANEALSPEQRRKQLGSDRFRFLSYPGWELVVEQLRKKWGNHHPAAVYLNCMAHGPTAFRAMLTGKPYPVRGLIVSASNPLLSFANSKLVYRALKALDLLVTLDITWTPTAQLSDYVLPAACWLERPDMGNFASIGSYPLVQIGEAAVPASVPGSYDRRNDYEFWRGLGVRLGQEKDWPWETFEAVWEYRLQGMMKKEGVETLAELVHKQRWAVTPPQPGLCAAGPLATPTGKVELYSTILEKLGYDPLPDYQEPLPPDGDWSRYPLLNISGTRVLPYHHTEFRHVEGFRKRQPFPIVEIHVDTARRHGIVDGDWVWIESPLGRVKQRARLVNTFAPDCIVAAHGWWYPEKPAAEPSLYGLWESNINVTIDDDLEKCDPVSGGWPLKGEYVRCRISKAAEGEEPF, from the coding sequence TTGGACAGATCTGACGTCGAACTCAAGTATTCCAACTGTTACTTCTGCACCAGCCGCGGCTGCGCCATGAAGGTTTACGTCAAGGGCGACCGGGTGGAAAGGGTGCGCATCGACCGGAGCGCTCCGGTGAATCCCGGGGGCTGGTGCGTCCGTCCCTTCCTGGCGAAGGAGTATCAGGAGCATCCCTTCCGGCTGAGTTATCCCCTGAAACGGGTTGGGGAGCGGGGCGCGAATTCCTGGCAGCAGATTTCCTGGGATCAGGCCCTGGACGAAATCGCCCGGAAGCTGGAAACGATCCGGCAACAATACGGGGCCGAGGCCCTGGCCACCAGCTCGGGAACGGGGCGGGGCGCCTGGGATTTTGCCAAGGGCCGCTTCATGAACCTCTTCGGGAGCCCCAATCGTTTCGGCGCCGTCACCGTCTGCTTCGGGCCGCGGAGCATGGTTTCCTTCTCCATGTACGGCGGCTCGCTGGTGCCGGACCGCAAACCGGACAAAACCCGCCTGGTCGTTCTCTGGGGACGGGAGCCCCATGAAGGGGGCGCCCATACCTGGCACGGCTTTCAGCAGGCCATCCGGGACGGCGCCAGGACGATGGTGGTGGATCCCCGCTTCACTGAGCCGGCCCGCCGGGCGGACATCTGGGTGCAGCTCCGGCCGGGGACGGGAACGCCCCTGGCCCTGGGGATGATGCACCTCATGATCGCCGAGGGCTGGCACAACAAGGCCTTTGTGGAGGCCCATACCTTCGGATTTGACCGGCTTGCGGAAAGGGTGAAGGCGTATCCACCGGAGCGGGTGGCGGCCCTTACCGGCATCTCCGTGCCCCGTCTCCGGGAGATCACCCGCTTCTTTACGGAAAATCAGCCGGCAACGGTCACCATCGGCTGCGCCCCGGAACATTCCGCTCCCAACAGCATCAATGACATCCGGGCCATCAACATCCTGTTCGCCATCGCCGGCAGCATCGATGTGGCCGGCGGAGCGCTGATCGGCGGGCCCTATGAGGATTTTATTCCCGATGCGGCGTTGGAGGCCAATGAGGCCCTCTCGCCGGAGCAGCGCCGCAAACAGCTCGGCAGCGACCGGTTCCGCTTTCTCAGCTACCCGGGATGGGAGCTGGTGGTGGAGCAACTCCGGAAGAAATGGGGTAATCATCATCCGGCGGCGGTATATCTGAACTGCATGGCCCACGGGCCCACCGCCTTCCGCGCCATGCTGACCGGCAAACCCTATCCGGTCCGGGGGCTGATCGTTTCCGCCAGCAATCCGCTCCTCTCCTTTGCCAACAGCAAGCTGGTCTACCGGGCCCTCAAGGCCCTGGACCTCCTCGTCACCCTGGACATCACCTGGACGCCCACGGCGCAGTTGTCCGATTATGTCCTCCCCGCCGCCTGCTGGCTTGAGCGGCCGGACATGGGCAATTTTGCCTCCATCGGGTCCTATCCCCTGGTGCAGATCGGCGAGGCGGCCGTTCCGGCCAGCGTGCCAGGCAGCTACGACCGGCGCAACGATTACGAGTTCTGGCGAGGTTTGGGGGTGCGTCTGGGGCAGGAGAAAGACTGGCCCTGGGAGACCTTCGAGGCGGTCTGGGAATATCGGCTGCAGGGCATGATGAAGAAAGAGGGTGTGGAAACGCTGGCGGAACTGGTTCACAAGCAGCGCTGGGCCGTCACACCCCCGCAGCCGGGCCTCTGCGCGGCAGGACCGCTGGCCACGCCGACCGGCAAAGTGGAGCTCTACTCGACAATTCTGGAGAAGCTGGGCTACGATCCGCTGCCCGACTATCAGGAGCCCCTGCCGCCCGATGGCGACTGGAGCCGCTATCCCCTCCTCAACATCAGCGGCACCCGGGTCCTTCCCTACCATCACACGGAGTTCCGCCATGTGGAGGGATTCCGCAAGCGGCAGCCTTTTCCCATCGTGGAAATTCACGTAGATACGGCGCGCCGGCACGGTATTGTCGACGGGGACTGGGTATGGATCGAATCCCCCCTGGGGCGGGTGAAACAGCGCGCCCGGCTGGTCAACACCTTTGCGCCCGACTGCATCGTTGCGGCGCATGGCTGGTGGTATCCGGAAAAACCTGCCGCCGAGCCTTCCCTTTACGGGCTCTGGGAATCCAACATCAATGTCACCATCGACGATGATCTCGAAAAGTGCGATCCGGTTTCAGGGGGATGGCCCCTCAAAGGGGAGTATGTCCGCTGCCGCATCTCAAAGGCGGCAGAGGGAGAAGAACCCTTTTGA